From Oncorhynchus mykiss isolate Arlee chromosome 6, USDA_OmykA_1.1, whole genome shotgun sequence, the proteins below share one genomic window:
- the LOC110518431 gene encoding fibroblast growth factor 7 has translation MPRWMPLPCNLPNLLSGLYLHIIFLLGSVCVACSNCTPEQLAAIMNCSKHERHARNYDYMEGGDVRIRQLFSRTQWFLTVDDYGNINGTQDPTNCYSILEVRTVSEGGVLAIKGVKSQYYISMNRTGLLQGKKIYNENCNFKEIFLENYFNAYSSVKSSRDGKEMFIALSQKGRPLRGKKTRREHIASHFIPMKCREEERTGV, from the exons ATGCCCAGATGGATGCCACTGCCATGCAACCTGCCTAACTTGCTGTCGGGACTGTACCTTCACATCATCTTCCTGCTGGGCAGCGTGTGTGTGGCCTGCAGCAACTGCACACCCGAGCAGCTAGCCGCCATCATGAACTGCTCCAAGCACGAGCGCCATGCACGGAACTACGACTACATGGAAGGGGGAGATGTACGCATACGACAGCTGTTCAGCCGGACACAGTGGTTCCTTACCGTTGACGACTACGGCAACATCAACGGGACACAAGACCCCACCAACTGTTACA GTATCCTGGAGGTCCGTACAGTGTCCGAGGGAGGAGTGTTAGCTATCAAAGGAGTGAAGAGTCAGTACTATATCTCCATGAACAGGACTGGCCTACTGCAAGGCAAG AAAATCTACAATGAGAACTGCAACTTCAAGGAGATTTTCCTAGAAAACTACTTCAACGCTTACTCGTCTGTTAAGTCGAGTAGAGACGGCAAGGAGATGTTCATTGCTCTGTCTCAAAAGGGCAGACCACTGAGAGGGAAGAAGACCAGGAGGGAACACATCGCCTCCCACTTCATTCCCATGAaatgcagagaggaggagaggactggcGTCTGA